In Procambarus clarkii isolate CNS0578487 chromosome 53, FALCON_Pclarkii_2.0, whole genome shotgun sequence, the following proteins share a genomic window:
- the LOC138352307 gene encoding uncharacterized protein — protein MCLKSILYSALLASVALVMAQNYHQDNQNYPQLDQAYQTPRVVKPDYGQRSSNNGNVANILKEVGDFFKLVGSGDSKDPERAKQVMLAFVPFTRRVLEASAGVDGANVNKEDLERLGAAEAVMPSVISFMDSLRAISPGTNQGYQPEYSQSYPKAYQ, from the exons ATGTGTCTGAAG AGCATCTTGTACTCAGCCCTGTTAGCCTCTGTGGCATTAGTAATGGCCCAgaactaccaccaggacaaccagAACTACCCCCAGCTTGACCAGGCCTACCAAACCCCTAGGGTAGTGAAGCCGGACTATGGACAACGCAGCTCAAACAACGGGAACGTCGCCAACATTCTCAAGGAAGTGGGAGACTTCTTCAAGCTCGTGGGGAGTGGGGACTCCAAGGACCCTGAGCGAGCCAAGCAAGTGATGCTGGCGTTCGTGCCCTTCACCCGCAGGGTTCTGGAGGCCTCGGCAGGAGTTGATGGCGCCAACGTCAACAAGGAGGACCTGGAGAGACTGGGTGCTGCCGAGGCTGTCATGCCATCAGTCATCTCCTTCATGGACAGTCTGAGAGCTATCAGTCCTGGGACTAACCAAGGATATCAGCCGGAGTATTCCCAAAGCTACCCAAAAGCGTATCAGTAG
- the LOC138352308 gene encoding uncharacterized protein, whose product MCLKSILYSALLASVASVMAQNYHQDNQNYHQDNQNYPQLDQAYQTPRVVKPDYGQPSSNNGNVANILKEVGDFFKLVGSGDSKDPERAKQVMLAFVPFTRRVLEASAGVDGANVNKEDLERLGAAEAVMPSVITFLDSLRNINPGTNQYYQQDYGHRYQ is encoded by the coding sequence GCCCTGTTAGCCTCTGTGGCATCAGTAATGGCCCAgaactaccaccaggacaaccagaactaccaccaggacaaccagAACTACCCCCAGCTTGACCAGGCCTACCAAACCCCTAGGGTTGTGAAGCCGGACTATGGACAACCCAGCTCAAACAACGGGAACGTCGCCAACATTCTCAAGGAAGTGGGGGACTTCTTCAAGCTCGTGGGGAGTGGGGACTCCAAGGACCCTGAGCGAGCCAAGCAAGTGATGCTGGCGTTCGTGCCCTTCACCCGCAGGGTTCTGGAGGCCTCGGCAGGAGTTGATGGCGCCAACGTCAACAAAGAGGACCTGGAGAGACTGGGTGCTGCCGAGGCTGTCATGCCGTCTGTGATAACGTTCTTGGACAGTCTGAGAAACATAAATCCTGGAACCAATCAGTATTATCAGCAAGATTATGGTCACCGTTATCAATAG